Below is a window of Tolypothrix bouteillei VB521301 DNA.
CAGCGATATTATTGCAAATGCCATACAAGGCAGAGGCGGCAATATCCAAATTACCACACAGGGAATTTTTGGATTGAAGTTCCGTCCCCAATTAACTTCTGAGAATGACATCACCGCCAGTTCCCAATCTGGGGTAAGCGGTACGGTTCAAATTAATACCATCGGCATCACTCCAAATATTGCTGTTGTAGAATTGCCAGCAAACGTAGTCGATCCCTCTCAACAAATTGCAAGTGGCTGTGCGGGTTCTCAAAGCAGTCGCTTTGTGGCAACAGGACGCGGTGGCATACCGCAAAATCCCAATCAACAACTAAGCAGCGATCGCACTTGGGATGATATACGCGATTTGTCTGCTTACCGCCAAACTCGTGAGGTGACAGCCCAAATTCCCCCATTACCGGCGGTTCTCGTCGAAGCGACTTCCTGGCATCGCAACGCCGAAGGAAAAATTGAGTTAGTTGCACCGCCATCTCTTGCTCCCAAACAACCATTGCTGACCTGCGCTGACATTGTCAAACAACATTAGCACGCAAAAGCTCGTGTTAAAAGTTACTTCATTTAGGGAATCATAACTATGTACAAGTATTAAGAAAAATTAACTGATGAAAGCTGCCTCTGTTCGATTGAGTTGCGTCAAGAGAATAATAACAACTGGGGTGCTATTACCATTGGGGATAATGTTCCCCGACATTAGATATGTTAACGCTCAAGTCAGTTCTGATGGTACTCTCAACACCAGTGTTTCCCAAAGCGGCGATCGCTTCATTATCACTAACGGCAGTGCTACAGGCAGCAACCTGTTTCACAGCTTTCGTCAATTTTCCGTTCCCACAGGTGGTTCAGCCACCTTTGATTTAGCCAATACGCCCAACATTTCCACCATCTTCAGTCGCGTCACCTCTGGCAGTATTTCTCAGATTGACGGTTTAATTGAGACCATCAACGGCAATCGTCCCGTAAGTCTGTTTTTAATCAATCCCAGTGGAATTGTTTTTGGAGCAAATGCAAAACTCAATATTAGCGGCTCATTCATTGGTACAACGGCAACGAGCATTCAATTTGCTGATGGTGTGGAGTTGAAGGCAACTGAGGCGATGACACCCCCCATACTAACGGTAAGCGTACCCATAGGCTTGCAGTTTGGTCCAAACTCAGGTGCCATCTCCGTTCAAAATGCCAGCCCTTCCCTTTCGGAAAGTTCATCAGGCATAGGGGTGATGCCTGGAAAGACACTCGCTTTGCTGGGAAATGGCATTGATTTAGCGGGAGGCATTTTAAAAACCGTAGATGGCTCTATTGAACTTGGCAGCGTTCGCTCGGGACAAGTTAACCTTCAAGAAGCATCTGTTGGGTGGGCATTTGATTACTCCAACGTTGGGGAAGGACTGAGCGATCTCCACTTGAGTGAGCAAGCACAAGTCTCTGGGTTGGGATTTGGAAGTAGTGCAATTCAAATGCATGGCAGAAATATCAGCATTGTGGAAGGTTCGGCTGTGACCACTCAAAATCTCGGTTCTCGCTCATCAGATCGGATTGCGATTCATGCCACTGAGTTGTTCAGTCTTGAAGGCACAAACCCACAAGGAACTATACGCAGCCAAGTGGCAAGCAGCGCTCTTGGTTTGGGGAAGGGCGGAGATATTAGCGTTTTGACCAGACAACTCTTGCTACGAGGTGGAGCCCAAATCGCAACTCAAAGCGTTAGTTCGGGGCAGGGTGGGAATATCCTGGTGAGGGCTGTCGAGTTTATCTCAGCAAATGGACTTAACCCTGTCAATCCTTTAGAAAGTACATCAATTGCCACAACCTCAGCTGGTTCGGGAAAAGCAGGAAATGTCACTGTTTCAACCCAAAAACTCATGGTTGCTAACGGCGCTGGTATTGGGTCACTTACTAGCTCAACTGCCGATAGTGGCGATGTGCAGATTGATGCCTCAGACTCGATCGATGTTTCTGGAATTAATAACATTACATTTCTCCCTACCTTTGTAGCTTCATCAACAATAGGATATGGTAGTGCGGGTAATCTAAGCATTTCTACGGCACAACTCACAGTTAGAGATGGCGGCTTGGTTTCTTCTTTGACTAGCGCGATAGGAAATGCTGGCAATGTCAAGATTATCGCCTCAGACTTTATTGACGTAAACGGTGCATCACCAAATAATTTTGTCCACAGCAGCATTGGTTCTAGTGCAATACGCCTCGAATCTATCGATCCTGTCACCCGTGCAACTTATAACCTACCCGAAATTCCCAATGGAAATGCTGGAGGTGTAGTCCTGGTGACGCCACAACTGCGCGTTAAGGATGGATCTGAGGTGGGGGTCAGAAATGACGGTACGGGCAATGCAGGGAATTTCGAGATTTATGCAGATTCGATTGTCCTGAACAATCGAGGAGGGATTTCCGCCGCGACGCAATCTGGAACCGGCGGCAACCTACTTCTGAATGCTCGACAACTGTTGCTGATTGACGGGAATAGCAAAATTTCTGTGGAAGCAAAGGGAACTGGAGATGGTGGCAATATCGCGATAAACGCTCCGGTGGTTGTCGGTTTCAACAACAGCGATATTGTTGCTAATGCCATACAAGGTAGAGGCGGCAATATCCAAATTACCACACAAGGAATTTTTGGATTGAAGTTCCATCCCCAATTAACTTCTGAGAATGATATCACTGCGAGTTCCCAATCTGGGGTGAGCGGTACGGTTCAAATTAATACCATCGGCATTGCTCCAAATATTGCTGTTGTAGAATTGCCAGCAAACGTAGTCGATCCATCTCAGCAAATTGCCACAGGTTGTGCGGGTTCTCAAAGCAATCGCTTTGTGGCAACAGGACGCGGTGGCATACCGCAAAATCCCAATCAACAAGCAATAAGCGATCGCACCTGGGATGATACACGCGATTTGTCTGCTTACCAAAAAACTCGTGACGTTGTTGTCCAAACGCCCCTATCTCCAGAACTGCTTGTAGAAGCCACAACTTGGCATCGCAATACCAAAGGAGAGTTGGAGTTAATTGCACCGCCATCTCTCGGTGGCGAACAACAATTGCTAACCTGCGCTGATATTGTCAAACAACACTAGTACATAAAAGCTCGTGTTAAAAGTTATTCCATTTAGGGAATCATAACTATGTACAAGTATGGGAAAACAATTGATGAAAGCCACCTCTGTTCCATTAAGTTGCATCAAAAGGATGACAATAGCACAAATTATTCAAACTCAATCTCGTGAATGACTTATGCTTTTCCAAATGAAACGGTATCGTTGGCTATATATCAGTCTAAGCACTTTGAGCTTGTGTTTGGCAGTCACCATTATGCCTGCAAAAGCATCGTTACCAGTATTAACAACCTCTAACTTTAATGCGCCATCACTTATTTCCGCATCGTTTTCCCAGCCCAGTAACTTGCTAGAACAAGGAAGGAACTTCTACCGCTTGGGACGCTTTGCAGAAGCACTGACAGCTTGGCAAACAGCTGCACAGCAGTACAATATTCAAGGCGATCGCCTTAACGTTGCTCTCAGCTTGAGTTACCTCTCATTAGCACAACAAGAACTCAATCAGTGGGAAGCCGCCCGCCAATCTATTGAGCAAAGCCTAAAACTGTTGCAAGCAGCTACACCTCCTGCTGATGCAATTCTCTGGGCGCAAGCACTCAACACTCAAGCCAATTTGCAACTGCACGTTGGCAAAGCCGAAATTGCTCTTGAAACTTGGCAACAAGCTCAAAAATTTTACGAGCAAGCAGGCGATACGATGGGAAGCTTGGGGAGCCAGATCAATCAAGCACAAGCTTTACAAAGTTTAGGATTTTACCGTCGCTCCAAACAGCAATTAGAGGCGATCTCCCAAAAGCTTAAAGCGATGCCAAATTCTGAAATCAAAGTCAGTGGGTTGCGCTCCCTTGGCTTAACCCTGCAAACGATCGGCGATCTTAAAAGTCAAGAGGTTTTGGAGGAAAGTTTAGAGATTGCTCGCAAAATAGAAGCCAAACCCCACTTAAGTTCTATCCTTCTAAGCTTGGGAAAAAATGCTGTAGACTTGCAAGATCCTAACGCAGCACTGGATTATTTTGAACAGGCAGAACAAGTCGCTACCAACCCAGGCGATCGGTTGCAAGCAAGTTTAGCTCGTTTTAAACTTTTCCTCAACCACAATAAACCCGAGCTTGCAGCCCCACTTGCACCTCAACTGTTACAACAATTTCAGACACTTCCCACCAGTCACAGTTCTCTTTACGCTGCTATCAATTTTGTTGCTACCCTCAACGGGGGTGAAAGCCCTTCCCAAATTTTACCACTTAAAGACCAGGCGCAACTCATGGCGGCCACAGTTCAATCTGCACGCCAGATTCAAGATGCTCGCGCAGAAGCTTATGCACTGCATCAATGGGGTCAACTCTATCGTCAGATGCAGCAGTGGTCAGAAGCAAAGCAACTCGCTCAACAATCCCTCAATATTGCTCGTCAACTCCAAGCTGAAGATATCATTGCTCAATCAGCTTGGCAGGTAGGACAATTACACAAGCAACAAGGCGAACGAATTCAAGCAATTAGCGCCTATACCGAAGCGGTGAGAGCACTCAAAGCATTGCGGGGAGATTTGGTTGCTGTCAACGCTGATGTCCAGTTCTCTTTCCGCAAAAGTGTGGAGCCCGTATACCGAGAACTAGTTGGTTTACTCCTAGATGGACAACCGAGTCAAGCAGCACTAGTACAAGCCCGTGAATTGATTGAGTCTCTCCAACTTGCAGAACTTGATAACTACTTCAGGGAAGCGTGTTTAGATAAAGTCCAGCAAATTGACCGGGTTGACCCTACAGCCACAATCGTTTATCCCATTATCTTATCCGATCGGCTAGCACTGATTCTCTCAAATGCCGGACAACCACTTCGTTATTATGTCATTCACAAATCTCAAGCAGAAATTGAACAAACTATAAGTAAATTATTACTTTTTTTCAATCCAGTCTCAGATTCCCAAGAGCGGAAGCGGTTATCCCAACAAGTTTATGATTGGTTGATTAAACCGTTGGAAGTGGATCGAGCCCTTCAGGAGACGAAAACATTAGTGTTTGTTTTAGATGGTCAATTACGGAATATTCCAATAGCAGCTTTGTATGATGGCAAACAGTACCTCATTGAAAAGTATGCTGTTGCAATCTCGCCAGGATTGCAATTGATGGCGGCGCGATCGCTCCAGTTTCAAAACATCAAAGCCCTCGTAGGCGGTATCAGCCAATCTCGCGCTGGTTTTAGTGCTTTACCTGATGTGGAATTGGAACTCAAACATATTTCAAAGGCTGTACCATCTTCCGTTTTGTTGAATCAAGAGTTTACCAGCCAAGCTCTTGCCGCTCGGATGAGATCTAGTAACGCTGATGTTGTCCACTTAGCAACTCATGCACAGTTTAGCTCTCGCCTTGAAAATACATACTTAGTGACTTGGGATGGACAAATCAATATTAAAGATCTGTCAGAACTTTTAAAAAATCAGGGTAGCAATTCATCGAAAATTATTGAGTTATTAGTGTTAAGCGCTTGTGATACAGCAACAGGAGACGATCGCGCCGTCCTTGGAATTGCGGGTTTGGCTGTCAAATCTGGTGCCCGCTCAACCATTGCAACCCTATGGCCTGTCAAAGATAAAGCAGCTGCCATGCTCATGACTCGCTTCTACGATCGACTCAAACAACCCAGAATCTCCAAAGCTGAGGCATTACGCCAAGCACAAATGGATTTAATTCGCCAAACTGATTTCTTCGATCCGTTCTTTTGGTCTGCTTTCGTTTTAGTTGGCAATTGGTCTTAAATACGTACAATTACTGAGTTAATTTGAAAAAATAAAGACATTTTTTATGGAGTTTTAGTTAAGGGTAGTTTATACTGCTAATAATCTGCCACATTAATTTTGGTAGATTGCAAGCTCCCTGATTTTTTAAGGGTTAATCAATCGCGAATGGGGTTTAAGACCTTCCATCTAGTACTCTCATGTTTCTTGTTCCCCTCCTCTAGCTGGGAATATAGAGTATGAGATTCTGGCTCTCGTAGCAAATCACAAAAGGCGGGGCCCAAGGTGAAGGTACTTCGAGGCTCTGCTTCGGAATGAGGTGAGGGTCTGACTCATCATTCAATTTTAACGTATCTTTTATTACAAACAAAAAACGAGGTAGAAAATAGTGAAATCTTGGTATTTGATTAGTGTATTAAGCATTATTGCTCTAATCGCTAGCAATGCATGGACGAGCGCCCGTGCTATCACATTTACACCACCCCCTAACAATGGCGCTCCCAGACAAGCAACAGGAGGGGCTTCTCGTGGCAATCTCTTTACTCCCGTGTCTGGAAATGGCGCTCCCAGACAAGCAACGGGAGGGGCTTCTCGTGGCAATCTCTTTACTCCCGTGTCTGGAAATGGGGCTCCCAAACAAGCAACGGGAGGGGCTTCTCGTGGCAATCTCTTTACTCCCGTGTCTGGAAATGGGGCTCCCAAACAAGCAACGGGAGGGGCTTCTCGTGTTGGAAATTCTAACGTAAATCCTTTGATAGAGGCAGAAACCCCAGCAGCACTCATCGCTCTGTTACCCCAAACTTTTTATGGCACAACGGTGTCCGAACGCCCTACAATTTTGGTTTATTTGCCTCCTTCTAATGCAGAAGAAGCTGTATTCAGCCTGAAAGATGAAGCTGGCAATACGCAGTATCAGATGACTATTCCAGTGGCTGGAAAAATTGGAGTCATTGCTGTTAAATTGCCAGTTCACGCACCTGCTTTAGCCGTTGGAAAAAATTACCAATGGTTCTTGGCACTTAAAGTGGATGGACAACTCAGCCCAAGTACACCTTATGTCGATGGTTGGATACAACGTATTCAACCTAACGTTGAGTTAGCAACTGCAATGCAACAAAAAGATGCTTTCAAGCAGGCTGCTGCTTTTGGGAAAAACGGTGTTTGGTATGACTGTATAGCAACACTTGCTACTCTACACACTGCCCAACCTGCGAATGGAACCCTTGCCAAGCAATGGGCAGAACTTCTTTCCTCGGTTAGCTTAAAGGAAATTGCGACAGTTCCCGTTATTATTGACTAACTTATACAGGTGTTGGTGAAGTTAAGCTTTACCAATGCCAACTGCTGATATTAATGATATATATGGCGCAAATATGTGGCGCAAATTTCAAGCTTTTATCCAACGAACTCGCAGTATTTTGATTATTACTCCCAGTGTTACCCTAACAGTTCTGGTTGGGCAATCGCTGGGATTGTTCAATTTGCCTGAGTGGAAACTTCGGGATGAATGGGTTCGCCTACGCCAGGTGATGCCAATACAAGAGACAATAGCTAATGAAATTGTTGTTGTTACCATTGATGAACGTGATATCCAATCGGTGGGTAAATGGCCAATTCCAGATTGGGCACTGGCACAATTACTTGCAAAAATTCGGGCGCAACAACCCAGAGCTATTGGCTTGGATCTCTATCGGGATCTGCCAGAAGGAAAAGGGTACGAGCAACTGGTACAAATTTTCCGCACCACTCCTAACTTGTTTGGGGTCGAGAAAATTACTGGTGAACGAGTCAACCCTCCTCCAGAACTGAAAAAGCGCGATCGAGTCGGATTTGCAGATTTAGTTCTGGATGGAGATCGTCAGGTACGTCGTGCTCTCCTGACAGCAAAAGATGCAAAAGAGCAAGATACTCTTAAAGCAGGACTGGCAACTCGTGTGGCGCTACAGTATCTTGAAGCCGAAGGAATTGCATTAGAAAGCATTGACCCCCAGCAGCAAAAGTTTCGATTGGGTAAAGCGGTTTACTCACCACTTAAGAATCAAGAAGCCGGTTATCCAGAGATTGAGTTAGGCGGCTATCAAATTCTACTCAACTGGTACGGTTCGGAAACAGCTTTTCACACAGTGACTCTACGCGATGTATTAGCAGGGAAACTTCCAGCAAATTTAATACGCGATCGTATGGTATTTATTGGTTCAGTCGCTGCGAGTACCAATGATTTCTTCAGCACGCCCTTTAGTTCTTCCTTCATATCTGCCCAAAAACCTACACCCGGTGTTGTTGTTCACGCCAATATTGCTTACCAGCTAGTGCAAGGGGCAAAAGTAGGAAACACAAATCTCCATGGGGTTTCTGGCATTTTTCTACCGCTCTGGATTGTGTTTTGGTCTACCGTCGGTTCTACAGGGAGTTGGTACTTAGCTAGCGTGCGTACCGGTCGGCGAATTCCAGGTGGCAAAATTCTTTGGGCTACTGTACTCATTTGTGTGGCATATATGGCAAGTGCCTGCGGTATATTTTTGAATGGAGTGTTGATTCCAGTATCACCTGTTTTAGCTGCATTTATCAGCAGTGTAATCGCAACAACAAATGCTTATAAACAAAGGAAACTAGAAGAAACAAATCGCCAACTAGAAATTGCTAACAATCAACTATCAGATTATTCCAAAACCTTAGAGATCAAAGTCGAAGAGCGAACTCACGAACTGTTTGAGGCAAAGCTAGCTGCTGATGCTGCTAACCAAGCAAAAAGTGAGTTCCTAGCAAATATGAGCCACGAACTTCGCACACCGCTGAATGGCATCCTTGGATATGCACAACTGTTAGAGCGATCGCCAAATCTCACAGACAAAAGTCGGGAAGGAATCAGCATTATCCACCAGTGTGGCTCGCACCTGTTGATGCTGATCAACGATATTCTCGATCTCTCGAAAATAGAAGCTCGCAAACTAGAATTGGTGACAACAAACGTACATTTACTGACCTTTCTGCATAGTGTGACCGAGATTTGCAGTATCCGAGCCAAACAGAAAGGAATTGCGTTTAACGTTTTCATTAGCGATCGCCTACCATCTGCCATTCAAACAGATGAAAAGCGATTGCGGCAAGTGTTAATTAATTTACTAGGCAATGCTGTCAAATTCACAGATACTGGTAGCGTTACATTTAAAGTAAATGCGATCGCTCACCAGTGTCAACAATTGACAGGTGACACCGGACAAATAACACATCAAACAATTCGCTTCCAAATTGAAGATACGGGTATCGGGATGTCGCCAAAACAACTGGAGAAAATCTTCTTGCCTTTTGAACAAGTAGGCGACAGTGGCAAGCGAGCTGAGGGGACTGGTTTGGGATTGACTATCAGTCAAAGAATTGTGGCATTGATGGGAAGCCAAATTCAAGTACAAAGTCGTCTGGGTGAGGGGAGCGTGTTTTGGCTGGATTTAACAGTACCGCTTTCCCATGATTGGGATGCAAGAGTTGCGCCACTCAATCGGCAAATTATTGGAATTCAGAATAGTGAACCTCAGATTCTGATTATTGATGATGATGACAAGCACCGTTCCATGTTGATGGGTGTGTTGCAAGAAATTGGCTGTCGAACCTTGGAAGCAACTGATGGCAAACAAGGACTCCAGATGGTTGCCAAATACAAACCTGATGCGATTTTGCTTGATTTAGCCATGCCTCATATGGATGGTTTTGAGTTTATGGTTCATTTGCAAGCAAATCCGCAAACCCATGACATTCCTATTATCGTCTCCAGTGCTAACGTATTTGAGGAAAATCGTCAGCAGAGTTTACAAGCAGGGGCGCTCGCTTTTCTACCCAAACCCCTACAGATCGACGAACTGTTTAATATGCTGCAATCGGTGCTGGGAGTGGAGTGGATTTATGCTCAATCCACACCTCAGCAGTTATTTCCCAAACGTCAGGAAATTCCTGAGAGTGAGTGGGTTCTTCCATCCCAAGATGTTTTGCAACAACTTTATCACTTAGCAATGATGGGAGATATTCCAGCCATTGAGGGCATACTAGAAGCGTTAGCCCCTTCCGATCCAGGATTAGCATCCTTTGTGGCTGAATTGAGTCAACTGACTGCTAATTTCCAAACTAAACAAATACGTACATTTTTAAAAAACTGTATAACTAAGGAGACAAATAAATGATGGCTGATTCTTACTTAAAGTCAATACGTATTTTGTTAGTGGATGACAATCCAAATAATATTAAGGTACTTTCAGAAGCAATACACGCATATGGCTGGAAAGCTCTGATGGCAACAGACGGAGAGTCAGCGATCGAACAAACAGAATACGCTCAACCCGATCTCATTCTCCTAGATGTTATGATGCCCGGTATCGATGGATTTGAGACTTGTCGCAGATTGAAAGCCAATCCTGACACTCAGAATATCCCAATTGTGTTTATGACTGCTCTGTCAGATTCTACGGACAAAGTGAAAGGATTGGAAATTGGTGCAGTTGATTACATTACCAAACCCTTTCAGCAAGAAGAAGTCATTGCTCGATTAAAGTTACATCTTAAAATCTCTCATCTCACCCGTACTCTAGAACAAAGGGTACAAGAACGCACGGGACAATTAACCAAATCATTACAACAATTACAACAAACTCAACTACAACTGATCCAAAGTGAGAAAATGTCCACTCTAGGACAACTTGTTGCAGGTATTGGTCATGAGATTAATAACCCTATTGGTTTTATTGGAGGAAATTTCTGCCACATTGAGGAATATATAAACGATCTTCTGCGTTTATTGAGGCTCCAACAACAAAAGCTACCACCATCTCCAGATATTGAAGAGCTTATTGAAGAAATTGATTTAGAGTATTTAACTGAAGATTTACCAAAACTGCTAGCATCAATGCACCAAGGAATTGACCGTCTTAAGGACATTAGTCTCTCTCTTAGAACTTTTGCTCGTGCCGATATATCCTCTAAAGTTGAGTTTCAAATTCATGAAGGTATTGATAGCACTTTGATGCTTTTAAAACATAGATTAAAAGGTAACGGAGATTGCCCTACAATCGAAATTGTTAAACAGTATGGTGATTTACCAGCAATTACTTGCTATCCCGGACAACTGAACCAAGTTTTTATGAACATCATCGCTAATGCCATTGATGCATTTGATGACCTCGAACGCAGCAATTCTTCTCAAGAGATGGCTGCTTTTCCAAACACAATTACGCTCGCTACATCGGTTGATTCCGAGCAAGGAACTGTCACAATTTGCATCCAAGATAATGGTCCTGGTATAGTTCCTGAAATACAAGCTCGAATTTTTGAACCATCTTTTACAACCAAGCCTGTAGGTAAAGGGACTGGACTGGGATTAGCTATCAGCCACCAAATTATTGTTGACAAACATAACGGACAAATCAGCTGCTCATCAGTCCCCGGTACAGGTACGAAATTTACAATTACTCTTCCAATTGCGAGTGATTGTTAACTATCGAACAAACTTCCACTCTAAGGTTTTAATGGGTGAAGTCTGTAGTGCTTCTGAAAGTTCTTCATTACTGTCAAATTTTAATTTTTCCAGATAAGTAGCCTCTACATTTACAGTAAACTTGTCTTCTAAAAAAGGCCAAGGTTTGACTGTTACCCCATCACTGCGTTCTATCACATCATAACGATTGCCATCTGGCAGAGTAGCAATTTCTAAAGCACGTTCGCCCACAGGTAACATCCGATTGCACAAGATAAGGGACAGGCGATCGCACCACTGAAAAAACTCGTAAGCTTCTGCTGCGTCGTCTTTTGAAATATTCAACTCCTGTCGCCACTGTTCCTGATGTTGGAGTTGCTCGTCCAAAAACTTATCCAACTCTGGTGACTCTCCACGCTTACCTTCATTCAGAAAGCTCATGTGCATGGAAATCATCATTGCCACCCACCGTCCCCGATATCGAGCGTTGTGCGTGAGTTGTCGCAACTTGTTTATATCAGTTTTTTTAGCAAGAGTAAAGTCTAAAGGTGCGCCCGCTTCTGTCAGGTGATTGCCTTCCCATTCCTTTTCCAAATCGTCGTGATGGGAAATAGCAGCAATTGTCTCCAGCCAACGTACAGGACGTTTTGTAGGATGCCAGTGTCCGGCAATCTGAGCAGCAAGCAAAGCATGGGCGCGATGGTAAATCACTTCCCAACCTTTTTCGTGTAAATTAGCAATCATGAATTAAACTTAGATGCTCGTGTAATATGGATTTGCTTTCTCATATTGCACTGATTCAAAATAAAAATTCATCTTATCTAAGATAGGAATTGAGCACGGAAAAGTACGAAAAAAGCATTCTATGAATAGATTGACATCTAAAGATTGGATGATTATTACCCAACGACTGACTCCTTACTTATTTTTGCTGCCAGCAATGGTCATTTTAGGGTTAACCGTTTTTTGGCCCGCACTGCAAGCGTTTTACCTGAGTTTTACCCGATATGAATACGATCTAACCCAGATGCCACAGTGGGTGGGTTTAGCCAATTTTAACAAATTGTGGAAAGATCCAGTTTTTTGGAAAACTTTGGGGAACACCCTATTATACCTTGTAGGTGTCGTGCCAATTTTGGTGATTGCTCCCCTAGTACTGGCAATTTTAGTCAACCAAAAACTGCGTGGCATGAACTGGTTTAGAGCAGCGTATTACACGCCAGTTGTCATTTCCATGGTAGTTGCTGGGATCGCTTGGAGGTGGTTGTATGCAGAAACGGGTTTGCTAAACCAACTGCTTAAGGGTATTTTTCCAGGAGGAATTCCTTGGCTCACCAGTCCCCAATTGGCACTTTACAGCGTGATGGCTGTGACTGTTTGGAAGGGATTGGGTTACTACATGGTAATTTATCTAGCAGGGTTACAATCTATTCCCAGCGATATTTATGAAGCAGCAGCTATAGACGGCTCAGATGGTATTGGCAAGCATTGGGATATCACTATACCCTTGATGCAACCTTATTTGGGTTTAGTTGCAGTGATATCAGCAATTTCTGCCACTAAGGTATTTGAAGAAATATATATCATGACCCAAGGCGGACCGGGTAATAGCTCGAAGACGATTGTTTACTATTTATATGAGCAAGCATTTACAAACTTGGAAATTAACTATGCTTGTACGATTGGGCTCGTACTCTTTTTAATTATTTTGGGACTGTCTGTTTTGCGATTATCAATCGATCGCAGTACGGGAGAAACGTTGCAAAGCAGCCGCCTCTAATTTTTATGCCGCTACTCTTGACTTGCTTGATAAGTTGAGAGTCGCGGATTTGAATGACGACTTATAGTTATATTGGCGGCACAATAAGAATCAGTTTTCAAACGCTTCGCTACGAGCTTTCATGCGATCCATCACAGCCAGAGCTAAATCATAATATGTCAGATATGCAAAATTCCGTAGATTTAT
It encodes the following:
- a CDS encoding DUF928 domain-containing protein — its product is MKSWYLISVLSIIALIASNAWTSARAITFTPPPNNGAPRQATGGASRGNLFTPVSGNGAPRQATGGASRGNLFTPVSGNGAPKQATGGASRGNLFTPVSGNGAPKQATGGASRVGNSNVNPLIEAETPAALIALLPQTFYGTTVSERPTILVYLPPSNAEEAVFSLKDEAGNTQYQMTIPVAGKIGVIAVKLPVHAPALAVGKNYQWFLALKVDGQLSPSTPYVDGWIQRIQPNVELATAMQQKDAFKQAAAFGKNGVWYDCIATLATLHTAQPANGTLAKQWAELLSSVSLKEIATVPVIID
- a CDS encoding filamentous hemagglutinin N-terminal domain-containing protein, with translation MKAASVRLSCVKRIITTGVLLPLGIMFPDIRYVNAQVSSDGTLNTSVSQSGDRFIITNGSATGSNLFHSFRQFSVPTGGSATFDLANTPNISTIFSRVTSGSISQIDGLIETINGNRPVSLFLINPSGIVFGANAKLNISGSFIGTTATSIQFADGVELKATEAMTPPILTVSVPIGLQFGPNSGAISVQNASPSLSESSSGIGVMPGKTLALLGNGIDLAGGILKTVDGSIELGSVRSGQVNLQEASVGWAFDYSNVGEGLSDLHLSEQAQVSGLGFGSSAIQMHGRNISIVEGSAVTTQNLGSRSSDRIAIHATELFSLEGTNPQGTIRSQVASSALGLGKGGDISVLTRQLLLRGGAQIATQSVSSGQGGNILVRAVEFISANGLNPVNPLESTSIATTSAGSGKAGNVTVSTQKLMVANGAGIGSLTSSTADSGDVQIDASDSIDVSGINNITFLPTFVASSTIGYGSAGNLSISTAQLTVRDGGLVSSLTSAIGNAGNVKIIASDFIDVNGASPNNFVHSSIGSSAIRLESIDPVTRATYNLPEIPNGNAGGVVLVTPQLRVKDGSEVGVRNDGTGNAGNFEIYADSIVLNNRGGISAATQSGTGGNLLLNARQLLLIDGNSKISVEAKGTGDGGNIAINAPVVVGFNNSDIVANAIQGRGGNIQITTQGIFGLKFHPQLTSENDITASSQSGVSGTVQINTIGIAPNIAVVELPANVVDPSQQIATGCAGSQSNRFVATGRGGIPQNPNQQAISDRTWDDTRDLSAYQKTRDVVVQTPLSPELLVEATTWHRNTKGELELIAPPSLGGEQQLLTCADIVKQH
- a CDS encoding CHAT domain-containing protein; this translates as MLFQMKRYRWLYISLSTLSLCLAVTIMPAKASLPVLTTSNFNAPSLISASFSQPSNLLEQGRNFYRLGRFAEALTAWQTAAQQYNIQGDRLNVALSLSYLSLAQQELNQWEAARQSIEQSLKLLQAATPPADAILWAQALNTQANLQLHVGKAEIALETWQQAQKFYEQAGDTMGSLGSQINQAQALQSLGFYRRSKQQLEAISQKLKAMPNSEIKVSGLRSLGLTLQTIGDLKSQEVLEESLEIARKIEAKPHLSSILLSLGKNAVDLQDPNAALDYFEQAEQVATNPGDRLQASLARFKLFLNHNKPELAAPLAPQLLQQFQTLPTSHSSLYAAINFVATLNGGESPSQILPLKDQAQLMAATVQSARQIQDARAEAYALHQWGQLYRQMQQWSEAKQLAQQSLNIARQLQAEDIIAQSAWQVGQLHKQQGERIQAISAYTEAVRALKALRGDLVAVNADVQFSFRKSVEPVYRELVGLLLDGQPSQAALVQARELIESLQLAELDNYFREACLDKVQQIDRVDPTATIVYPIILSDRLALILSNAGQPLRYYVIHKSQAEIEQTISKLLLFFNPVSDSQERKRLSQQVYDWLIKPLEVDRALQETKTLVFVLDGQLRNIPIAALYDGKQYLIEKYAVAISPGLQLMAARSLQFQNIKALVGGISQSRAGFSALPDVELELKHISKAVPSSVLLNQEFTSQALAARMRSSNADVVHLATHAQFSSRLENTYLVTWDGQINIKDLSELLKNQGSNSSKIIELLVLSACDTATGDDRAVLGIAGLAVKSGARSTIATLWPVKDKAAAMLMTRFYDRLKQPRISKAEALRQAQMDLIRQTDFFDPFFWSAFVLVGNWS